One genomic segment of Bremerella alba includes these proteins:
- a CDS encoding cation diffusion facilitator family transporter, with translation MNFPAQEELSDRRKRSLRHARWLEIGTIFYNVTEAGISVTAGLLSGSPALVSFGFDAAVEAISASVLFWRLVSEESGVAQSVLSRRTKVTLYVLSLVFLLLGGFILYESIEKLASQKQPDFSLVGVVILCLSLIVNPMLSFRKRRVGKKLDSHELIMDSREQLICLYMTVVVLAGLLLNKYLGWWWADPIAALLIVPYVLIQAWKAFRKAQNAGH, from the coding sequence ATGAATTTTCCAGCCCAAGAGGAATTATCCGACAGGCGAAAGAGGTCTCTGCGTCACGCGAGATGGCTCGAAATTGGAACTATTTTCTACAACGTAACCGAGGCAGGAATTTCTGTGACGGCGGGCTTGCTTAGCGGTAGTCCTGCTTTGGTTAGCTTTGGGTTTGATGCTGCCGTGGAGGCGATTTCCGCAAGCGTGCTTTTTTGGCGGCTAGTGAGTGAAGAAAGCGGCGTTGCGCAATCGGTGCTTAGCAGACGAACAAAGGTCACATTATATGTGCTATCGCTCGTCTTTCTACTGCTAGGTGGTTTTATTCTATACGAGTCGATAGAAAAGCTCGCATCGCAAAAGCAACCAGACTTCAGTCTTGTCGGCGTCGTCATCCTGTGCCTTTCTTTAATCGTAAATCCAATGCTTTCCTTCCGTAAACGCCGAGTGGGAAAAAAACTCGATAGCCACGAACTGATCATGGACTCTCGTGAACAGTTGATCTGTCTTTACATGACGGTGGTGGTACTGGCTGGTCTCCTGCTCAATAAGTACTTGGGATGGTGGTGGGCCGACCCGATCGCAGCGTTGCTTATCGTGCCTTACGTATTAATTCAGGCTTGGAAGGCATTCCGTAAGGCCCAGAACGCAGGCCATTAG
- a CDS encoding TolC family protein, whose translation MDGNLFLKTLAQVATAICLLASSASGQELAPTAKQKIEQLLTEPNDIGLDTAAPGTRWDGLAIGQSNAAEVHTLNGMLELAARSNPTILQAQYQITGQLAKAQQAGLYPNPMIAYIAENIGVEGTAGEWQGAELEQRFVTAGKLQLSRDKYLQRAKVAEHLAVAQQFRVCNDVRIHYYQTLAAQQILDLQKELLKTAEDDLATTREMFNAGQANQVDLHRANSELRRQQLSVLQAENRIRREFLQLSSLVGMELAFLPLSGDLHAASDLIDYDTVAQRVLSQSPEILAAHSKLREDQITINRESVEWVPDVIVGGGVGRNFEANDTTGALSVRMELPIYDRNQGTYRQAQADYIRQQKEIRRTEMDLKMRLAMQYETYLSAAQHVLTYEEMILPQLKQAYATSLQSYKEDRLAWPHVLHSYRDYTLRRIEYTDQLLARRTSEVLINGFLLHGGLNPAPGAIPPGHLDATPNPR comes from the coding sequence ATGGATGGTAACTTATTTCTAAAAACGCTCGCTCAAGTGGCTACGGCGATCTGCCTGCTGGCATCCTCAGCATCGGGACAGGAACTTGCCCCGACAGCCAAACAGAAGATCGAGCAACTATTGACCGAACCCAACGATATCGGGCTCGACACCGCGGCCCCAGGCACACGTTGGGATGGCTTGGCCATCGGCCAAAGCAACGCCGCAGAGGTTCATACGCTCAATGGAATGCTGGAACTCGCGGCTCGTAGCAATCCGACAATATTGCAGGCCCAGTATCAGATCACAGGACAATTGGCCAAAGCGCAACAAGCTGGCCTCTACCCCAATCCCATGATCGCTTACATCGCCGAGAACATCGGTGTCGAAGGCACCGCCGGCGAATGGCAGGGTGCTGAACTTGAACAACGATTCGTGACAGCCGGCAAACTTCAGTTAAGCCGTGACAAGTACCTTCAGCGGGCTAAGGTTGCCGAGCACCTGGCGGTCGCCCAGCAGTTTCGCGTTTGCAACGACGTTCGCATTCACTACTATCAAACGCTCGCGGCTCAGCAGATTCTCGACCTCCAAAAAGAACTGCTAAAGACGGCCGAAGACGATTTGGCGACTACGCGGGAAATGTTCAATGCCGGGCAGGCCAATCAAGTCGATCTTCATCGAGCCAATTCGGAATTGCGGCGACAGCAGCTATCCGTCCTTCAGGCCGAAAACCGCATTCGTCGAGAGTTCCTCCAGCTAAGTTCGCTCGTGGGTATGGAACTCGCCTTCTTGCCCCTGTCAGGCGATTTGCATGCTGCGAGCGATCTCATCGACTACGATACCGTCGCGCAGCGAGTGCTGAGCCAAAGCCCTGAGATTCTCGCCGCGCATTCCAAACTTCGGGAAGACCAGATCACGATCAATCGCGAGAGCGTGGAATGGGTACCCGATGTGATTGTTGGGGGTGGCGTCGGACGCAACTTCGAGGCGAATGACACGACCGGAGCTTTGAGCGTTCGGATGGAACTTCCCATCTATGATCGTAATCAGGGAACGTATCGTCAGGCTCAAGCCGATTACATTCGGCAGCAGAAGGAAATACGCCGGACGGAAATGGACCTCAAGATGCGTCTGGCCATGCAGTACGAGACGTACCTGAGTGCCGCCCAGCATGTGCTGACCTACGAGGAAATGATTTTACCTCAGCTCAAGCAAGCGTATGCTACATCGTTGCAAAGCTACAAAGAAGATCGCCTCGCCTGGCCCCATGTGCTGCATTCCTATCGAGACTACACACTTCGCCGAATCGAGTATACCGACCAGCTACTCGCCCGTCGTACCAGTGAAGTTTTGATCAACGGTTTCCTCCTGCACGGCGGCTTGAATCCCGCCCCCGGGGCAATACCGCCTGGCCACTTGGATGCGACCCCGAATCCTCGCTAA
- a CDS encoding thioredoxin family protein, giving the protein MKLPIPIFDHSVYQCSIGCWSMILIVVIAGCGHDIDRTSTNDDERAEVPTFVQTTDETFAHDVLGHPNPVVVIMSTRWCPECTKAKPHIRELANQLKDKVRFREVDVERNTFLAEKYDISQYPTFLILVDGQVKERVIGTDELSQLEPKLRPIVGPATSASHSP; this is encoded by the coding sequence ATGAAACTCCCTATTCCGATATTTGATCACTCCGTCTACCAATGCAGCATTGGCTGTTGGAGCATGATACTTATCGTTGTCATCGCGGGATGTGGTCACGATATAGACAGAACATCGACGAACGATGATGAAAGGGCCGAGGTCCCCACATTCGTCCAAACTACTGACGAAACGTTTGCTCATGATGTCTTGGGGCATCCCAATCCAGTGGTGGTCATCATGAGCACCAGGTGGTGCCCCGAATGTACAAAAGCGAAACCTCACATTAGGGAACTTGCCAATCAACTTAAGGACAAGGTCCGCTTTCGTGAAGTAGACGTCGAGCGAAATACGTTTCTGGCTGAGAAATACGACATTTCTCAATATCCGACGTTTCTGATCTTGGTAGACGGCCAAGTGAAGGAACGGGTTATCGGCACTGACGAACTGTCACAGCTTGAACCAAAACTGCGTCCAATAGTTGGTCCTGCTACTTCGGCATCTCATAGTCCTTAG
- a CDS encoding efflux RND transporter periplasmic adaptor subunit — protein MSQSVIDTPHQSAGSKQEHLGASSSATQTQSRSLLQRAVAFALGSIGPFLVLSAFAGIFTFGHHTDWKMPKFAALTGQSEPVVADWCDEHGVPESICVECNESLMLKTPDFGWCSKHGVHNCVLDHPELAQLSDPPTISTEDRARAELAMTMPVSKVNNSGCTTYAKRIQFASVDAAAQAGVDVELVERRPIEQSVSGSGEILYDPTRTASFASRTSGSVWRVEKNVGDVVQEGDVLALVEADQVGALKTSLIRVLAEQSLQRQNVKRLNIAKEAVAGVRLLEADADLAKAEAEVLSIVQSLENLGLSVDIQSLAQLSEREAFEQLRFLGIPQSLRSRVKVQVSTANLFPVRSSISGVVVERNVTQGEVVDTHRALFRVADTSQMWLMLDIPLEDLENVKTGQPVRFHADGSSREVLGRVDWISTGADAQTRMVKIRAVLPNPDGRLRDKTYGTGEIILREEPTAIAIPSESAHWEGCCRIVFVRDKHYFDSPDSPKVFHVRSVRLGASHNGFTEVVAGVLPGEVIATTGSDVLRAQLLKNGLGAGCCVEE, from the coding sequence ATGAGCCAATCCGTAATCGATACTCCACATCAAAGTGCTGGAAGCAAGCAAGAGCACCTCGGTGCTTCCAGTTCCGCTACTCAAACGCAATCCCGATCTCTCCTACAACGAGCTGTTGCATTCGCCCTGGGGAGTATTGGTCCGTTCTTGGTGCTGTCGGCCTTCGCAGGCATCTTTACCTTTGGTCACCATACCGATTGGAAGATGCCGAAATTCGCCGCACTAACGGGCCAATCCGAACCGGTTGTCGCAGACTGGTGTGATGAACACGGGGTACCAGAATCAATATGTGTCGAGTGCAACGAGTCGCTCATGCTGAAGACGCCAGACTTCGGCTGGTGCTCGAAGCATGGCGTTCACAACTGCGTTCTCGATCATCCCGAGTTGGCACAACTGAGCGATCCTCCAACCATTTCGACTGAGGATCGTGCCCGAGCCGAATTGGCGATGACCATGCCGGTCTCCAAAGTGAATAACAGTGGCTGCACCACCTACGCCAAGCGAATTCAGTTCGCTTCGGTTGATGCCGCTGCCCAGGCAGGCGTTGACGTCGAATTAGTGGAACGTCGTCCCATTGAACAATCGGTCTCCGGAAGTGGAGAGATTCTCTATGACCCAACGCGTACCGCCAGCTTCGCTTCGCGTACGTCTGGGAGTGTCTGGCGCGTCGAGAAAAACGTCGGCGATGTGGTACAAGAAGGTGACGTTCTGGCCTTGGTCGAGGCGGACCAAGTCGGGGCACTGAAAACCAGCCTTATCCGGGTACTGGCAGAACAATCGCTCCAACGCCAGAACGTCAAGCGACTGAATATCGCCAAGGAAGCCGTCGCAGGTGTTCGCCTCCTGGAAGCGGACGCGGACTTGGCTAAGGCCGAAGCGGAAGTCTTGAGTATTGTCCAATCGTTGGAAAACCTGGGGCTCTCCGTCGACATTCAATCCTTGGCTCAGTTATCCGAACGTGAGGCATTCGAGCAGCTTCGCTTCTTAGGGATTCCGCAGTCACTTCGATCGCGTGTGAAAGTACAAGTTTCGACCGCCAATCTTTTCCCGGTACGGTCCTCGATTTCCGGGGTGGTTGTCGAGCGAAATGTAACTCAAGGAGAAGTCGTCGATACGCACCGTGCCCTTTTCCGCGTGGCCGATACGAGCCAAATGTGGCTAATGCTGGATATTCCTTTGGAGGATCTGGAAAACGTGAAGACGGGTCAGCCAGTTCGCTTTCATGCCGATGGAAGTTCCCGCGAAGTATTAGGCCGTGTTGACTGGATCAGTACGGGGGCCGACGCTCAGACTCGCATGGTTAAGATCAGAGCCGTACTTCCTAATCCAGATGGTCGACTGCGGGACAAAACGTATGGCACCGGCGAGATCATTTTGCGTGAGGAACCTACCGCGATCGCGATTCCTTCTGAGTCAGCTCACTGGGAAGGCTGCTGCCGAATCGTATTCGTACGAGACAAGCACTATTTTGATAGCCCCGATAGCCCCAAAGTCTTTCATGTTCGATCCGTACGCCTGGGAGCATCGCACAACGGCTTCACGGAAGTGGTCGCTGGAGTTTTGCCGGGCGAAGTGATCGCAACGACCGGCAGCGATGTGTTACGAGCCCAACTGCTGAAAAACGGTTTGGGTGCTGGCTGCTGTGTAGAAGAATAA
- a CDS encoding copper oxidase, which yields MERETSPRRHFIKSGMLAAASLAAGKTLSAQEQVDPEEAAVPQAGPIATPPAASNTKEGTVRDQYDGFSRFKPSRGNDPDSDYYLGKLVPGFRSTEEGPAPFVAPDLEKLPYVMKDGAKQFELVAQNVRREFLPGYEMDVWGYNGSMPGPTIEVTQGDRVRIIVHNELPEPTTVHWHGFELPVQQDGSMTLTQNPIMPGKSYVYEFDIHEAGTFFYHSHVAMQEAFGMVGWFIVHPKKVFDPPVDRDFGLIFQNFHIKANQTISNSWAMDWSWHTINGRSGPFTTPLVVKHGERVRIRLLDFSPMQHHPIHLHGHTFWLTGREGARTPKSAWIPRNTELVGVAQAAEFEFIANNPGDWMFHCHMVHHMMNHMVEQVGPRIREGANVDAYMTNLDQRPPVDMKHSEGFATPGYPQGMQGMQMSEKFMKAIWSRREVQGMRATWPKSVHGLMTLLRVLPDDLYQQVMETDDVPKGAIFEEIVQRFGTPGTYQKAPMMKMGH from the coding sequence ATGGAACGCGAGACCTCACCCCGTCGACACTTCATCAAGTCTGGCATGCTGGCTGCCGCCTCGTTGGCCGCCGGGAAGACACTTTCCGCGCAGGAACAGGTGGATCCTGAAGAGGCAGCCGTACCTCAAGCCGGTCCCATCGCGACGCCTCCTGCAGCTAGTAACACAAAGGAAGGAACCGTCCGTGATCAGTACGATGGCTTCTCACGCTTCAAGCCAAGCCGCGGCAATGATCCTGACAGCGACTATTATCTCGGCAAGCTGGTTCCTGGGTTCCGGTCAACTGAGGAAGGACCGGCTCCGTTTGTCGCCCCGGACCTGGAAAAGCTTCCCTACGTCATGAAAGATGGAGCCAAGCAGTTCGAGTTGGTCGCCCAAAATGTTCGCCGTGAGTTCCTGCCGGGCTATGAAATGGATGTGTGGGGCTACAACGGTTCGATGCCTGGCCCGACGATCGAGGTAACCCAGGGAGACCGCGTTCGGATCATCGTCCATAACGAACTGCCTGAGCCAACAACGGTACACTGGCACGGCTTTGAACTGCCCGTCCAGCAAGATGGCTCGATGACGTTGACACAGAACCCCATCATGCCTGGCAAGAGCTATGTCTACGAGTTCGATATTCACGAGGCAGGGACATTCTTCTACCACTCCCATGTCGCTATGCAGGAAGCATTCGGCATGGTGGGCTGGTTCATCGTTCATCCCAAAAAGGTGTTCGATCCTCCGGTCGATCGTGACTTTGGTTTGATCTTCCAGAACTTCCACATCAAGGCCAATCAGACCATCAGCAACTCGTGGGCAATGGACTGGAGTTGGCACACGATCAACGGTCGTAGTGGTCCCTTCACGACGCCGCTGGTCGTCAAGCATGGCGAGCGGGTACGTATCCGTCTGCTTGACTTTTCACCGATGCAGCATCACCCGATCCACTTGCACGGACATACGTTTTGGCTGACCGGCCGAGAAGGGGCACGAACGCCTAAATCGGCTTGGATTCCTCGCAACACGGAACTCGTCGGAGTCGCACAAGCCGCCGAATTTGAGTTCATTGCCAACAATCCCGGCGACTGGATGTTCCACTGTCATATGGTCCATCACATGATGAATCACATGGTCGAACAAGTCGGGCCGCGGATTCGTGAAGGCGCAAACGTGGATGCCTACATGACAAATCTGGACCAACGCCCTCCGGTCGACATGAAGCATTCCGAGGGCTTCGCCACCCCAGGCTACCCGCAAGGGATGCAGGGAATGCAGATGTCCGAGAAGTTCATGAAGGCCATCTGGTCACGTCGCGAAGTCCAAGGCATGCGTGCCACTTGGCCCAAGTCGGTTCACGGCCTCATGACCTTGCTGCGTGTCCTACCGGACGATCTTTACCAACAGGTCATGGAAACCGATGACGTACCCAAGGGGGCAATCTTTGAAGAGATCGTCCAACGATTCGGTACCCCGGGGACTTATCAAAAAGCACCCATGATGAAGATGGGGCATTAA
- a CDS encoding RND transporter, translating to MKWMFGFSSLAVGLIAIATLAFTGCGTSESAMGDTDEHSEVAHDDHGDERGDEHEHGDEHGHVHGEWWCGEHGVPEEICAQCDTKLISEFKEKGDWCEDHNRPASQCFICSPELFDKFAARYKAKNGEDPPTPDDLK from the coding sequence ATGAAGTGGATGTTTGGTTTTTCGAGTTTGGCAGTTGGCCTAATTGCGATCGCCACTCTTGCGTTCACAGGTTGTGGTACTAGTGAATCAGCCATGGGAGATACCGACGAGCACTCGGAAGTAGCTCACGACGACCATGGGGATGAACGCGGCGATGAACATGAGCACGGTGACGAGCACGGCCATGTTCATGGTGAATGGTGGTGCGGTGAGCACGGTGTCCCTGAAGAAATCTGTGCCCAGTGTGATACGAAGCTAATTTCCGAGTTCAAAGAAAAGGGAGATTGGTGCGAGGATCACAATCGCCCTGCGTCCCAGTGCTTCATCTGTTCGCCGGAATTATTCGACAAGTTTGCCGCCCGCTATAAGGCCAAGAACGGAGAGGACCCACCCACACCAGACGATCTTAAGTAA
- a CDS encoding TolC family protein: MLAQRLALCGLPATALFFVGCVSPDAPLAAPPFQEAVSQVTPQDPYELVATTIQPVDFQEELSDLPSIPGTPSTSLTLLQLEQTALQQNPRLLKLSQDYQAALAKSQYADKLPDPRFGANVFGNAIETAAGSQRANMTFSQAIPWLSRLNADQQRVIFEAYAIHSELEAERLRVVAQIRTGWYRLYVVDRQIEIAKANQELLESLIQLANARIATGAASQGDVLLGTVELSQLEERLLMYRRQRQGIEVEINRLVARRPDEPISGQHQLDVSLPRQSIQEISLLAQGNQPELEAARLRTQATRWGIEVARLMRRPEFMISASYFPTDDNRPPSTIVDVGQDPWALGAQMSIPIWHQKYDAMENEAKWKHQAAHASVEELSDRYDALVVDLYAEANRAQETANLYQTTILPQARQTLAADQEAYSNGSVDFDRVIRDYRNLLTLELGLHQAKGDLAIAIAKLQQVAGNDLTP, translated from the coding sequence ATGTTGGCACAGCGTTTGGCACTTTGTGGTCTCCCTGCAACTGCACTCTTCTTTGTGGGGTGTGTCTCCCCCGACGCTCCTCTGGCTGCTCCACCATTTCAAGAAGCCGTCTCACAGGTAACGCCTCAGGACCCTTATGAGTTGGTTGCCACGACGATTCAACCAGTAGACTTCCAGGAAGAGCTGAGTGATCTGCCATCGATTCCTGGTACGCCCTCCACAAGCTTGACGCTCTTGCAACTGGAACAGACTGCCTTACAGCAGAATCCGCGTCTACTCAAGCTTTCGCAGGATTACCAAGCTGCACTCGCCAAGTCTCAGTACGCCGATAAGTTGCCTGATCCGCGGTTTGGTGCGAATGTTTTCGGCAATGCTATCGAGACCGCTGCCGGATCACAACGAGCCAACATGACCTTCAGCCAGGCAATCCCATGGCTGAGTCGTTTGAATGCGGACCAGCAGCGAGTCATCTTCGAGGCGTATGCCATTCACTCGGAGCTTGAAGCCGAACGACTGCGAGTTGTGGCCCAGATTAGAACCGGGTGGTACCGCTTATACGTAGTCGATCGACAGATTGAGATCGCCAAGGCGAATCAGGAACTACTCGAGTCGCTGATTCAACTTGCGAACGCACGGATCGCAACCGGGGCCGCTTCTCAAGGGGATGTCTTGCTAGGTACCGTCGAGTTATCGCAGCTTGAAGAGCGATTGTTGATGTATCGTCGTCAGCGTCAGGGCATCGAGGTCGAGATAAACCGCTTGGTTGCACGACGACCCGATGAACCGATTTCCGGACAGCATCAGTTGGATGTCTCGTTGCCTCGGCAGAGCATCCAAGAGATCTCCCTGCTGGCCCAGGGAAATCAGCCTGAATTGGAAGCGGCAAGACTCCGCACTCAGGCAACTCGCTGGGGCATTGAAGTAGCCCGATTAATGCGACGGCCAGAGTTTATGATCTCAGCCAGCTATTTTCCCACCGACGATAACCGACCACCGAGCACGATCGTCGATGTTGGACAAGATCCGTGGGCGCTAGGGGCGCAAATGAGCATTCCGATCTGGCACCAGAAGTACGATGCCATGGAGAACGAAGCGAAGTGGAAGCATCAAGCAGCCCATGCATCCGTGGAAGAGCTTTCCGATCGCTACGATGCGCTAGTCGTCGATCTTTACGCCGAAGCGAACCGAGCCCAAGAAACTGCGAACCTGTATCAGACAACGATCTTACCGCAAGCACGCCAAACGTTGGCTGCCGATCAGGAAGCATACTCCAATGGAAGCGTCGATTTCGATCGCGTTATCCGCGACTATCGCAATCTGTTAACTCTTGAGCTAGGGCTTCACCAGGCCAAAGGCGACCTGGCAATCGCGATCGCTAAGTTGCAGCAGGTCGCAGGTAACGATCTCACTCCGTAA
- a CDS encoding efflux RND transporter permease subunit — translation MLNGLIDFSLRHRALIIIITFVLAVGGVFALQQLDIDAFPDTTPVQVQINTTAPALSSEEVEKQITFPVEQSISGLPGLTVMRSISKFGLSQVVVTFEDGVDIYFARQLINERLSTVELPVGISRPQMGPVSTGLGEVFHYVLTYEGVDFSKVGDQERVDRLTELRTLHDWVVKPQLRSVPGVAEVNSWGGYEKQYQVRLDPDQLLKHGLTYEEVADAIRANNENVGGGTITDGSEMLLVHGIGRTVNIDQIKNIVIKAKDGVPIQVNDVAEVKIGNEIRRGTVTADGQGEAVLGLGFMLMGENSHQVTWALKSKLEQVRSTLPAGVTIKTVYDRTELVDHVIHTVQKNLFEGGLLVVAVLFIFLGNLRAGFIVALAIPLSMLFAFSGMLQVGIAASLLSLGAIDFGLVVDSSVVMIENCVRHLSHDNQGRSRLEIIRDAAIEVRKPTMFGELIIMIVYLPILTLEGVEGKLFRPMAMTVIMALAGSMILSLTLMPVLASFLLPLNIKEKEPLLIRWLKRLYAPVLRFTMHNKFVVIGSAVCIFVAVFGLIAPNLGSEFVPRLSEGAITLNVVRLAGTDLEESIRYNTQMEKLLLEKFPDEIAHVWSRVGTAEVATDPMGTELTDLFITLHPRKEWNRAETQEELTILVQEELRDLPGPRLAMSQPIEMRMNEMISGVRADVAAILYGDDLDLMVSKAAEIEQVLKTIDGASDVKVEQVTGQPVLEIKIKQDQIARYGVPASHVMNLVRSLGSHHVGEVYEGQLRFPLIIRLPEKARADPTAISDILVATSTGQRIPLSRLASVERVEEPNTIKREWYQRRITIESNVRGRDMGSFVAEARQAVAEQVALPPGRYRVEWGGQFENLQRAQKRLMIVVPIALLMIFALLYMTYRNWIDSLRVFTGVPFAWVGGVIALWIRDMPFSISAAVGFIALSGVAVLDDMLLVSTIRQLRRRGRSLDEAVEEAAMTRLRPILMTTLVASLGFVPMAFSTGMGAEVQRPLATVVIGGVCSAMIMSLLVLRVLYVVFNLPAEKLSSDGDGDEDHGEFEPEQPTQPGSGQVPETVSV, via the coding sequence ATGCTTAACGGGTTAATTGATTTTTCATTAAGGCACCGAGCGTTGATTATTATCATCACGTTCGTGTTAGCCGTAGGCGGTGTCTTTGCGCTGCAGCAACTTGATATTGATGCTTTTCCGGATACTACACCGGTCCAGGTTCAAATCAATACAACGGCTCCTGCGCTTTCTTCGGAAGAAGTCGAAAAACAGATTACGTTTCCAGTCGAGCAAAGCATCAGCGGTCTGCCAGGCCTAACGGTGATGCGTTCGATTTCGAAGTTTGGGCTTTCCCAGGTAGTGGTAACGTTTGAAGATGGTGTCGACATCTATTTCGCTCGGCAATTGATTAACGAGCGATTGAGTACGGTCGAACTGCCGGTAGGCATTAGCCGTCCCCAAATGGGTCCTGTTTCGACTGGTCTGGGGGAAGTCTTTCACTATGTGCTGACCTACGAAGGAGTCGATTTTTCTAAGGTAGGTGACCAGGAACGTGTTGACCGACTGACCGAGCTACGCACGCTCCACGACTGGGTCGTAAAACCGCAGTTGCGATCCGTCCCCGGCGTCGCCGAGGTAAACAGTTGGGGCGGCTACGAAAAACAGTATCAAGTTCGTCTCGATCCCGATCAACTTCTCAAGCACGGCCTAACCTATGAAGAAGTCGCGGATGCCATTCGTGCCAATAACGAGAACGTAGGGGGTGGTACGATCACTGATGGCAGTGAAATGCTGTTGGTGCATGGGATCGGCCGGACGGTCAACATTGACCAGATCAAAAACATCGTCATCAAGGCAAAAGATGGTGTCCCCATTCAGGTCAATGACGTTGCGGAAGTAAAAATCGGCAACGAGATTCGTCGCGGTACCGTCACCGCCGATGGCCAAGGGGAGGCCGTGCTTGGCTTGGGCTTCATGCTCATGGGCGAGAACAGCCATCAGGTCACCTGGGCTTTGAAAAGTAAGCTCGAACAGGTTCGCAGCACACTCCCAGCCGGGGTGACTATCAAAACGGTCTACGATCGGACAGAACTAGTCGACCACGTCATTCACACTGTCCAGAAGAACCTATTCGAGGGTGGTCTGCTGGTGGTCGCTGTGTTGTTCATATTCCTGGGCAATCTGCGGGCAGGGTTCATCGTTGCGTTAGCGATCCCCCTTTCGATGCTCTTCGCGTTCTCAGGAATGCTTCAGGTCGGAATTGCCGCCAGTCTGCTCAGCCTCGGCGCTATCGACTTCGGCCTGGTGGTCGATAGTTCGGTCGTGATGATTGAAAACTGCGTCCGGCACTTATCCCACGACAATCAGGGGCGAAGCCGCCTGGAGATTATCCGCGATGCAGCGATCGAAGTTCGTAAGCCAACCATGTTTGGCGAACTGATCATCATGATTGTCTACCTTCCGATCCTGACGCTCGAAGGCGTCGAAGGGAAGCTTTTCCGCCCAATGGCGATGACCGTCATTATGGCCTTAGCCGGCTCGATGATTTTGTCACTGACACTAATGCCAGTACTGGCGAGCTTTTTACTTCCTCTCAACATCAAAGAGAAAGAACCGCTTCTCATACGGTGGCTTAAACGGCTTTACGCACCTGTCCTGCGATTCACGATGCACAACAAGTTTGTCGTGATTGGATCGGCCGTTTGCATTTTTGTGGCGGTGTTCGGGCTGATTGCCCCCAACTTAGGTTCGGAGTTTGTGCCGCGACTGTCGGAAGGGGCCATTACGCTCAACGTCGTCCGACTCGCCGGAACCGACCTGGAAGAATCAATCCGTTACAACACGCAAATGGAAAAACTCCTGCTGGAAAAGTTTCCCGATGAGATCGCTCACGTCTGGAGTCGTGTCGGTACGGCTGAGGTCGCGACCGACCCTATGGGAACGGAGCTGACTGACCTTTTCATCACGTTACACCCCCGCAAGGAGTGGAATCGGGCCGAGACGCAGGAAGAACTAACGATTCTCGTTCAGGAAGAACTGCGGGACCTACCAGGTCCGCGTCTGGCCATGTCGCAGCCAATTGAAATGCGGATGAACGAGATGATCTCAGGCGTTCGAGCCGATGTTGCCGCCATCCTTTACGGCGACGACCTCGATCTGATGGTCAGCAAAGCCGCTGAAATCGAGCAGGTTTTGAAGACAATCGATGGTGCCTCAGATGTCAAAGTGGAACAGGTAACCGGGCAACCGGTCCTGGAAATCAAGATCAAGCAGGATCAAATCGCCAGATATGGTGTTCCGGCCAGTCATGTCATGAACCTGGTTCGCTCGCTAGGAAGTCACCACGTGGGAGAAGTTTATGAGGGACAATTGCGATTTCCGTTAATCATTCGTCTCCCGGAAAAAGCACGAGCTGATCCTACGGCAATCTCGGATATTCTGGTTGCCACTTCCACCGGGCAGCGTATTCCGCTCTCGCGGCTGGCATCCGTAGAGAGGGTCGAAGAGCCAAATACGATCAAGCGGGAGTGGTATCAGCGGAGGATCACCATTGAGTCCAACGTCCGGGGTCGTGATATGGGTAGTTTTGTTGCCGAAGCACGGCAGGCCGTTGCCGAGCAAGTTGCACTGCCACCTGGCCGCTATCGTGTCGAGTGGGGCGGGCAATTCGAGAATCTTCAGCGTGCTCAAAAGCGTCTTATGATCGTGGTGCCTATTGCGCTGCTGATGATTTTTGCACTGCTCTACATGACCTACCGGAACTGGATCGATTCCTTGCGTGTTTTCACCGGCGTTCCGTTTGCCTGGGTCGGCGGCGTAATCGCCTTGTGGATTCGTGATATGCCATTTTCCATCTCGGCGGCAGTCGGCTTCATCGCCCTTTCAGGCGTAGCCGTGCTGGACGATATGCTCCTCGTATCGACCATTCGCCAACTCCGTCGACGTGGAAGAAGTTTGGACGAGGCCGTAGAAGAAGCGGCGATGACTCGTTTGCGTCCCATCCTGATGACAACGCTGGTCGCCAGTTTAGGTTTTGTTCCAATGGCTTTCAGTACAGGAATGGGAGCTGAAGTCCAGCGTCCTTTGGCAACAGTCGTGATCGGCGGCGTTTGTAGCGCCATGATCATGAGTCTGTTGGTCCTGCGTGTTCTCTATGTGGTCTTCAATCTTCCTGCCGAGAAATTGAGTTCGGACGGAGATGGGGACGAGGATCATGGAGAGTTTGAACCTGAACAACCGACACAGCCTGGTTCTGGGCAAGTGCCCGAGACTGTCTCGGTTTAA